In Candidatus Roseilinea sp., one DNA window encodes the following:
- a CDS encoding cytochrome c oxidase subunit II codes for MEINKLERYWLIAVGITLGAFTAATILAVTVFGIRLPAPVERIDPQRLEQTIFANPGVRKIADNRYEAVIVARSWAFDAGPEAGNPAVLRFPRGSQVTFYVTSKDVMHGFQIEKHTLNLELVPGQIARATANFNRPGTYHIICNHYCGAGHQVMYGVIIVE; via the coding sequence ATGGAAATCAACAAACTCGAGCGCTATTGGCTGATCGCCGTTGGGATCACGCTGGGCGCATTCACGGCAGCGACCATCCTTGCAGTCACCGTGTTCGGCATTCGCCTGCCGGCGCCGGTGGAGCGCATAGATCCGCAGCGGCTGGAGCAGACCATCTTCGCGAACCCCGGCGTGCGCAAGATCGCCGACAACCGCTACGAAGCCGTCATCGTTGCGCGGTCGTGGGCGTTCGACGCCGGGCCGGAGGCCGGCAACCCGGCCGTGCTGCGCTTTCCGCGTGGCTCACAGGTCACCTTCTACGTGACCAGCAAAGACGTGATGCACGGCTTTCAGATCGAGAAACATACGTTGAACCTGGAGCTGGTTCCCGGTCAAATCGCGCGCGCCACAGCGAACTTCAATCGGCCGGGCACCTACCACATCATCTGCAACCACTACTGCGGCGCCGGCCATCAAGTGATGTACGGCGTCATCATCGTCGAGTAA